One segment of Hemibagrus wyckioides isolate EC202008001 linkage group LG05, SWU_Hwy_1.0, whole genome shotgun sequence DNA contains the following:
- the lhfpl5b gene encoding LHFPL tetraspan subfamily member 5b: MQRMLPATEAVKIYQTNYVRNARAIGVLWAIFTICFAIITMVVFIQPYWIGDSVNTPQSGYFGLFYYCIGNPITSELVCKGSVLDFSSIPSGAFKTAMFFVGTSMLLNVGTMVSFSLFFFCSAAGVYKICAWMQTSSAVLLVMGCMIYPDGWDSPEVKRMCGERTSKYTLGNCTVRWAYILAIICILDALMLALVAFTLGNRQDNLLPDEFEVETGEGKTNSFNNSRLTIILKK, from the exons ATGCAGAGAATGCTTCCTGCGACCGAGGCGGTCAAAATCTACCAAACAAACTACGTGAGAAATGCCAGAGCCATTGGTGTCTTGTGGGCAATTTTTACCATCTGCTTTGCCATCATCACAATGGTGGTGTTCATTCAGCCCTACTGGATAGGAGACAGTGTCAACACACCGCAGTCTGGCTACTTTGGGCTCTTCTACTACTGCATAGGTAATCCCATCACCTCAGAGCTTGTCTGCAAAGGCAGTGTGCTCGACTTTAGCTCCATTCCATCTGGAGCATTTAAGACTGCCATGTTCTTTGTGGGAACTTCAATGCTACTTAATGTTGGCACCATGGTCTCCTTcagcctcttcttcttctgcagTGCAGCCGGGGTGTACAAGATATGTGCATGGATGCAGACATCGTCAG CTGTGCTGTTGGTGATGGGCTGTATGATTTACCCTGATGGATGGGACTCTCCTGAGGTAAAGCGTATGTGTGGCGAGAGGACGAGTAAGTACACACTGGGGAACTGCACAGTGCGCTGGGCCTACATTCTGGCCATCATCTGCATCCTGGATGCACTCATGCTTGCACTTGTGGCCTTCACCCTGGGAAACAGACAGGACAACCTGCTGCCTGATGAATTTGAAGTGGAGACAGGGGAAGGTAAAACCAATAGCTTTAACAATTCTAGGTTAAcaattattttgaaaaaatag
- the LOC131353193 gene encoding colipase-like encodes MRAVLVIAMCLMAMALATTPQTSDERGIFINLNNGELCGISAQCKSSCCHRRSAVDLARCASRSAEGETCSKKSLYGSYYHCTCEPGLKCEGDWSIGGSIVNTNFGTCVDPHRPHQTTNN; translated from the exons ATGAGGGCTGTGTTAGTGATTGCAATGTGCCTGATGGCCATGGCTCTGGCCACTACTCCTCAAACTTCTGATGAAAGGGGCATTTTCATCAACCTG AATAATGGAGAGTTGTGCGGCATCAGTGCGCAGTGCAAGAGCTCCTGCTGCCACCGTCGCTCTGCTGTTGACCTGGCTCGCTGTGCCTCACGCTCTGCAGAGGGCGAGACATGCTCTAAAAAG AGCCTGTATGGTTCATATTACCACTGCACTTGTGAGCCGGGACTTAAATGTGAAGGTGACTGGTCCATTGGAGGGTCCATCGTCAACACCAACTTTGGAACCTGTGTAGACCCACATCGGCCACATCAGACTACCAATAACTAA